The Methanomethylovorans hollandica DSM 15978 genome includes a region encoding these proteins:
- a CDS encoding metallophosphoesterase family protein, producing the protein MEREIKIIHTADTHIGYRQYHSDVRRKDFLQAFSNVIDGAIEMKADAVVHAGDLFDSRTPSLEDILDTMKLFSRLKEADIPLLAIVGNHESKQSTQWLDLFESMGLATRLGATPYMLENIAFYGIDSVPKSKIPLFDFSVFEEPLESSCNVLVMHQLMSPITIGEWDCASVLGSVPFHVDVLLLGDYHKYEKITVGDTWVTYCGSTERNSLAEEENRSYNIITVSENDIDISRRTILTREFLKIPVTIRDPARIYEDVLSAVKEQDVAGKVVFVEINGDTDVSISHAEIEEMLLSRNVLIPGVRDLRKVAADGLELSVSISFYDPDEAIKNEIRNMHLSEGGLLVDEIVRDLSLPKTKVSDEAENRLGNLLDSMDFSNPRPIVPVHEKVSSHSPGTENGPNLSSPPEAEIPEPEKESYRIVSEKQKEKHDDNKQKAPAHAKPKQYNLGDYF; encoded by the coding sequence ATGGAACGAGAGATCAAGATAATCCATACTGCAGACACTCATATAGGCTACAGGCAATACCACAGTGATGTACGCAGGAAGGATTTCCTGCAGGCGTTTTCAAATGTCATCGATGGTGCCATTGAAATGAAGGCAGATGCTGTTGTACATGCCGGGGACCTTTTCGATTCAAGGACCCCTTCACTGGAAGATATCCTGGACACCATGAAACTTTTTTCCCGGCTCAAAGAAGCAGATATCCCGCTTCTGGCTATTGTAGGGAATCATGAAAGCAAACAAAGTACACAGTGGCTTGATCTTTTTGAAAGCATGGGACTTGCAACAAGGTTAGGGGCTACTCCATATATGCTTGAAAACATAGCTTTCTATGGAATTGACAGTGTTCCCAAATCCAAGATACCACTTTTCGATTTTTCGGTCTTTGAAGAACCTCTGGAGTCTTCATGTAATGTGCTTGTGATGCACCAGCTTATGAGTCCCATTACCATTGGTGAGTGGGACTGTGCTTCAGTGTTAGGATCTGTGCCTTTCCATGTGGATGTGCTGCTGCTGGGAGATTATCACAAGTATGAGAAGATCACTGTAGGTGATACCTGGGTGACATATTGCGGCAGCACTGAGCGTAACAGTCTTGCAGAAGAAGAGAATCGGTCTTATAACATCATAACTGTTTCAGAAAATGATATTGATATCAGCAGGAGGACTATACTTACGCGGGAATTCCTTAAGATACCAGTGACAATCAGGGACCCTGCAAGGATATATGAAGACGTGCTCTCTGCTGTGAAGGAACAGGATGTAGCAGGTAAAGTAGTCTTCGTGGAGATTAATGGAGATACAGATGTATCTATTTCCCATGCTGAAATAGAAGAGATGCTGCTTTCCCGAAATGTATTGATTCCTGGTGTGAGGGACTTAAGGAAAGTCGCTGCAGATGGACTTGAACTTTCTGTTTCTATATCCTTCTATGATCCGGACGAGGCGATAAAAAACGAGATAAGGAATATGCATCTTTCGGAAGGTGGCCTGCTGGTGGATGAGATCGTAAGGGATCTGTCTCTTCCTAAAACCAAGGTTAGCGATGAGGCAGAGAACCGTCTTGGTAATCTTTTGGATAGTATGGACTTTTCAAACCCAAGACCTATAGTACCTGTTCATGAAAAAGTGTCGTCTCATTCACCTGGAACAGAGAATGGTCCCAATCTTTCCTCGCCTCCTGAAGCAGAGATCCCGGAGCCTGAAAAAGAGAGTTATAGAATAGTATCAGAAAAACAAAAAGAAAAGCATGATGATAACAAACAAAAAGCACCTGCTCATGCAAAGCCGAAACAGTACAATCTGGGTGATTACTTTTGA
- a CDS encoding AAA family ATPase, with protein MLKHLKVENIRSYQDLEIHFKEGVTVISGVNGSGKSSLLEACFTGLFGSKTLQKDFTIADIVRKGATKASTVLEFEQKGNIYSMEQFFRNDPESGRASNTRSVLKVNGQIFTDQAKRTYDSILSLLRMDEEAFRNCVYIRQGEIDVLINAKSTDRQKMIDDLLQIGKLEDYRERAGNARIGVGRHQRDAERRIKEVKSEAVEIEGRDPVGNLNRLLTEAAQIKEKHVSVSEIRDKTRSGIEERRSKLGEYEQLAIQKQSIGAQILGFNSKNTELFEIIKNSTSSIRSLLLHVNELKQSVSSIKGQMGWNGDVEQMLAHAEEQERGQRDKLNESRQKKALHEQNIENASRTLQQLSDQIKDINQSIESNVKKKDETTIQIEKLESSLKDRQTEKLSLAGEIEALGFTAKKLSGLEDIAELVQTQQKSLHGDKMKLFTRREEILKQIEKSKDLMSKGKCPTCGQELHGSTMHETIQSDEEHLSSLAKDLAAISKKEEDFVLKMEQIKQVKAVSKKIEDCDNHINSFNERIYLLQKIREDHVSRMEEDAKRLNEAISRRQEMEDTIVQLKDKEQLLQEVLVFETKKHAEAIEKLNIAKKAQQNLIESEAKGKDIENLEERIRSDQEKIGLLQQQIKDSKQRLSEIDEKMGGIDAQSLQDNLQKYEIALKNIEVEIKKLEEQRAELMKQIGMTEKEIERLSHLQNQLRSLQHRSDFLGAVYRDAEELESMYIRIRAELRSRNVGALDALINEIFAFMYSNNAYSHVQLDPEYNLTIYGKDGTPLEPKLLSGGERAIFNLVLRCAIYRLLSMAIGGPAKGSSLPPLIMDEPTVFLDRGHVQQLIKLIDLMRDFGVGQIIIVSHDESLIDSADHLFYVEKDPITNTSSITAR; from the coding sequence ATGCTTAAGCACCTGAAAGTAGAGAATATCCGCAGTTACCAAGATCTTGAGATCCATTTCAAAGAAGGTGTAACTGTGATCTCAGGAGTTAATGGCAGTGGCAAATCCAGTTTATTGGAAGCCTGCTTTACAGGTCTTTTTGGAAGCAAAACTCTCCAAAAAGATTTTACTATTGCGGATATTGTGCGCAAGGGGGCTACAAAAGCTTCTACTGTGTTGGAGTTTGAACAGAAAGGTAACATCTATTCTATGGAACAGTTCTTCCGCAATGACCCGGAATCTGGAAGAGCCTCTAATACACGTTCAGTGCTTAAGGTCAACGGACAGATCTTTACAGATCAGGCAAAGAGGACTTATGATAGCATCCTTTCTCTGTTGAGAATGGATGAAGAGGCTTTCAGGAACTGTGTTTACATAAGACAGGGGGAAATAGATGTACTTATTAACGCAAAATCGACAGACAGGCAGAAGATGATCGATGATCTCCTACAGATCGGAAAACTTGAGGACTATAGAGAGCGTGCTGGAAATGCCAGGATAGGAGTGGGGAGGCATCAGCGTGATGCAGAAAGACGCATAAAGGAAGTAAAGAGCGAGGCTGTGGAGATCGAAGGTAGAGATCCTGTTGGGAATTTGAACCGCTTGCTGACCGAAGCTGCACAAATTAAAGAAAAACACGTGTCAGTTAGTGAAATAAGGGATAAGACAAGATCAGGAATCGAAGAGAGGCGTTCAAAGCTTGGAGAATATGAACAACTTGCAATCCAAAAACAGTCAATTGGTGCCCAGATACTGGGCTTCAATAGCAAGAATACAGAGCTATTTGAAATTATTAAAAATAGTACTTCTTCTATCCGGTCACTGCTCCTACATGTAAATGAACTTAAGCAAAGTGTTTCCAGTATCAAGGGACAAATGGGGTGGAATGGGGATGTGGAGCAAATGCTTGCACATGCTGAAGAGCAGGAGCGGGGACAAAGAGATAAACTTAATGAGTCCAGGCAAAAAAAAGCCTTGCATGAGCAGAACATCGAAAATGCATCCAGGACCTTACAGCAGCTTTCTGATCAGATCAAAGACATAAACCAATCGATTGAAAGTAATGTGAAAAAAAAGGATGAAACAACGATACAAATTGAAAAATTAGAATCTTCTCTCAAAGATAGACAGACAGAAAAACTATCCCTCGCTGGTGAAATAGAAGCTCTGGGGTTTACCGCTAAGAAACTATCAGGGCTTGAGGACATAGCGGAACTCGTACAAACACAACAAAAGAGTTTGCATGGGGATAAAATGAAATTGTTCACCCGCAGAGAAGAGATATTGAAGCAAATAGAGAAAAGCAAAGACCTTATGAGCAAGGGCAAGTGCCCTACCTGCGGTCAGGAACTGCATGGTTCTACAATGCATGAAACAATTCAGTCTGATGAGGAACATTTGTCTTCATTGGCAAAAGACCTGGCTGCTATCAGTAAGAAAGAAGAAGATTTCGTCCTGAAGATGGAACAAATAAAGCAGGTAAAAGCAGTTTCTAAAAAGATTGAAGATTGTGATAACCATATCAACTCATTTAATGAGAGAATATATCTTTTACAAAAAATACGTGAAGACCATGTTTCCAGAATGGAAGAAGATGCTAAAAGATTGAATGAGGCGATTTCCCGCAGGCAAGAAATGGAAGATACAATTGTCCAACTGAAAGATAAGGAACAATTGCTGCAAGAAGTTCTTGTTTTTGAAACAAAAAAGCATGCTGAAGCTATTGAAAAATTAAATATTGCTAAAAAAGCACAACAAAATCTTATTGAAAGTGAAGCTAAGGGAAAGGATATAGAGAATCTGGAAGAGCGGATACGCAGTGACCAGGAAAAAATAGGACTTCTGCAACAGCAGATAAAGGATAGTAAGCAACGTTTATCCGAGATTGATGAAAAGATGGGGGGAATAGATGCCCAATCACTGCAAGACAATCTCCAAAAATATGAGATCGCTCTTAAGAATATTGAAGTTGAGATAAAGAAATTAGAAGAGCAAAGAGCTGAACTGATGAAGCAAATAGGAATGACTGAAAAGGAAATCGAAAGGCTTTCTCATCTTCAGAATCAGTTACGCTCTCTACAGCACCGGTCAGATTTCCTTGGAGCCGTGTACAGAGATGCAGAAGAGCTTGAAAGTATGTATATACGCATCAGAGCTGAGTTGCGATCCCGCAATGTGGGGGCTCTTGATGCCCTTATAAATGAGATATTTGCATTTATGTATTCGAATAATGCATATTCACATGTGCAGCTCGATCCGGAATATAATTTGACAATTTATGGGAAAGATGGTACTCCTCTGGAACCAAAGTTGCTTAGCGGTGGAGAAAGAGCTATCTTCAACCTTGTATTACGATGCGCTATCTATAGACTATTGTCCATGGCAATAGGCGGACCTGCAAAAGGTTCAAGTCTGCCCCCTTTAATAATGGACGAGCCGACAGTATTTCTGGACAGAGGGCACGTACAGCAGCTCATAAAGCTCATCGACCTTATGAGAGATTTCGGTGTGGGGCAGATAATCATTGTCTCACATGATGAGTCGCTTATTGATTCTGCGGATCATTTATTCTATGTGGAGAAAGATCCTATCACAAACACTTCCTCAATAACAGCGCGCTGA
- the smc gene encoding chromosome segregation protein SMC: MYIKEIEFINFKSFGKKVKIPFYDDFTTISGPNGSGKSNIIDGILFVLGLSSSRTMRAEKLTDLIYNGDKAKKPDFAQVTIKFDNTDREMPVDTEEVVITRKIRETDTGYYSYFYFNGKAVSLTDVHNYLAKARVTPEGYNVVMQGDVTRIITMTPVERRKIIDEIAGVAEFDNKKDRALSELEIVRERVERVDIILEEVAAQLEKLKGERDQALKYQALKGEKVQFEGFMILARLKDARKELVSIDNDMGSRKSSMKELEATLEERRQLMEELERSLEDLTLQIQRMGEDEQIQIKKDIESTRGEISRCKDSIQLADRELADVDSRRRKAFVDIDEIKGKVTELDTKISEEKVRLESTKSEHSEKRTQRMILQSRIADVDAKFAKTRDDLTQLKNGLESTRNEKNELMRQEDRLLDALRRKSAEVRDIESEMEDARSKAASSDSDISSVKYDLDKLNEKINSLTKDIDDLESNRAQLKGVIKDLEESLRKYQDDYARIEARVRAAEDHSKYSKAVDMIINEKKHHGLPGIYGTIAELGSVDQKYATALGIAAGGKMQAVVVDTDEDAARAIDFLKRRQAGRATFLPLNKMEERRPYKSLSDRNGVIGYAIDLVDFEPRFEPAFWYVFRDTLVVDTLQNARRLMGGLRMVTLEGELIEKSGAMVGGSAQNSGLSFAASEKDKLIKVAEKITEFDSRRSASIKKLDAVEGHIADVNREINEHDKEISRKQMQVEEIAGRGERLAQLLEVKNGELNEIEESRKQLRNEMEAVTAQKKEKDEYAGSLEEKIDELEGELAGSEVPELNRQAEGIDEEMRRLEGRIRDVEAQINALNLDREYAIGKIEENRELIKSLDEKKASHRQRVDELTAKIKELEIVLTEKQARESELVKELKDMQQQRLGMQNEYALSKKQFESARTRFEESSRQLMAIEATQAVLVEQVTELSSELLRRGIEETDDVPGSEAVRIRIASIEKAMERLEPVNMRAIDEFNEVGARLEDLRSRRDTLFNEREQILERIKQYEVLKKDAFMETYNGINTAFQEIFNELSDGIGELVLDDPAEPFNGGLTLRAQPKEKTLQRLEAMSGGEKSLTALSFVFSIQKYRPAPFYAFDEIDMFLDGANAARVAERVKKSVENAQFIVVSLRKPMIEAASRTIGVAMQENNITSITGVKFR, from the coding sequence TTGTACATAAAGGAAATAGAGTTCATTAATTTCAAGTCCTTCGGAAAAAAGGTAAAGATACCGTTCTATGATGATTTCACCACTATCTCGGGACCAAATGGCAGTGGTAAATCCAATATAATTGACGGTATACTTTTTGTGCTGGGTCTTTCCAGTTCGCGCACCATGAGGGCCGAGAAACTTACGGACCTCATATACAATGGCGATAAGGCCAAAAAACCTGATTTTGCGCAGGTGACCATCAAGTTCGATAACACAGATAGAGAAATGCCTGTGGATACCGAAGAAGTTGTTATCACCAGAAAAATAAGGGAAACTGATACGGGCTATTACAGTTATTTCTACTTCAATGGCAAAGCTGTGAGCCTTACAGATGTGCATAATTATCTTGCAAAAGCAAGGGTGACACCTGAGGGTTATAATGTGGTAATGCAGGGTGATGTAACCCGCATAATCACCATGACCCCAGTTGAAAGACGCAAGATCATCGATGAGATAGCGGGAGTTGCCGAGTTTGACAACAAAAAGGACAGAGCTCTCAGTGAGCTCGAGATCGTTCGGGAAAGGGTTGAAAGAGTCGACATTATTCTGGAAGAAGTTGCTGCTCAGCTAGAAAAACTGAAAGGTGAAAGAGATCAGGCACTCAAATATCAGGCATTGAAAGGGGAAAAGGTACAATTTGAGGGCTTCATGATTCTTGCAAGACTCAAGGATGCAAGAAAAGAGCTTGTATCAATTGATAATGACATGGGGTCACGAAAATCTTCCATGAAAGAACTAGAAGCAACCCTTGAAGAAAGACGCCAGCTTATGGAAGAGTTGGAAAGATCGCTGGAAGACCTCACGCTCCAGATACAGCGTATGGGAGAGGATGAACAGATCCAGATAAAGAAAGATATCGAGTCTACCAGGGGCGAGATATCACGATGCAAGGACAGCATTCAACTTGCTGACAGAGAACTTGCAGATGTCGATTCCAGACGCAGGAAAGCTTTTGTGGATATCGATGAGATCAAAGGCAAAGTAACTGAGCTGGATACCAAAATATCTGAAGAAAAAGTGCGTCTTGAAAGTACCAAATCCGAGCATTCAGAAAAGCGGACCCAGAGAATGATCCTGCAAAGCCGGATAGCTGATGTGGATGCTAAATTTGCCAAGACCCGGGATGACCTGACCCAGCTTAAAAACGGCCTGGAAAGCACAAGGAATGAGAAGAATGAACTCATGCGCCAGGAAGACCGCCTGCTGGATGCCCTGAGGCGCAAATCGGCGGAGGTGCGGGACATTGAGAGCGAGATGGAGGATGCCCGTTCTAAAGCCGCTTCTTCTGACAGTGATATAAGTTCTGTGAAATATGATCTTGATAAGCTCAACGAGAAAATAAATTCACTCACAAAGGACATAGACGACCTGGAAAGCAACCGCGCTCAACTTAAAGGTGTGATAAAGGATCTAGAGGAATCACTGCGCAAATACCAGGATGATTATGCCCGCATCGAAGCACGGGTTAGGGCTGCAGAGGACCACAGTAAATATTCCAAAGCTGTGGATATGATAATCAATGAAAAGAAACACCACGGACTTCCCGGAATATACGGTACTATCGCAGAGCTTGGAAGTGTGGACCAGAAGTATGCAACTGCTCTTGGCATAGCTGCTGGTGGAAAAATGCAGGCAGTAGTAGTGGATACTGATGAAGATGCTGCTAGGGCAATCGATTTTCTCAAACGCAGACAGGCTGGCCGAGCTACATTCCTTCCCCTTAACAAGATGGAAGAGCGCAGACCATACAAAAGTCTCAGTGACAGAAATGGGGTAATTGGCTATGCGATAGACCTTGTGGACTTTGAACCGAGGTTCGAGCCTGCTTTCTGGTATGTTTTCAGAGACACTCTTGTGGTAGATACATTGCAGAACGCCCGCAGACTCATGGGTGGCTTAAGAATGGTAACGCTTGAAGGCGAACTTATCGAAAAGAGCGGTGCTATGGTAGGAGGTTCGGCGCAGAATTCTGGTCTTTCCTTTGCTGCCTCAGAGAAAGACAAGTTGATAAAGGTCGCAGAGAAGATCACTGAGTTTGATTCAAGGCGCAGTGCATCCATTAAGAAACTGGATGCTGTTGAAGGGCATATTGCTGATGTGAACCGGGAAATAAATGAGCATGACAAAGAAATATCCCGTAAACAAATGCAGGTTGAGGAGATTGCTGGTAGAGGAGAGCGTTTAGCACAGTTGCTGGAAGTAAAGAATGGAGAACTTAATGAGATCGAAGAATCCCGAAAGCAACTGAGAAATGAGATGGAGGCTGTAACTGCTCAGAAGAAAGAAAAGGATGAATATGCTGGTTCACTTGAAGAAAAGATAGATGAACTGGAGGGTGAGCTTGCCGGATCTGAAGTGCCTGAGCTGAACAGACAAGCTGAGGGCATTGACGAGGAGATGAGACGTCTGGAAGGACGTATTCGTGATGTTGAAGCGCAGATAAATGCCCTTAACCTTGACAGGGAATATGCTATCGGCAAGATTGAAGAGAACCGGGAGCTAATAAAGTCCTTGGATGAAAAGAAAGCCAGCCACAGGCAGCGGGTAGACGAACTCACAGCCAAGATAAAGGAGCTTGAGATTGTGCTTACCGAGAAGCAAGCTCGTGAGTCAGAGCTTGTTAAAGAGTTAAAGGATATGCAACAGCAGCGTCTTGGCATGCAGAACGAGTATGCTCTCTCCAAAAAACAGTTCGAGTCAGCAAGAACAAGATTTGAGGAGAGCAGTAGGCAATTAATGGCAATAGAAGCTACTCAGGCAGTTCTGGTGGAACAGGTAACCGAACTGTCTTCAGAACTTTTACGGAGAGGCATCGAAGAGACAGATGATGTTCCTGGTTCTGAGGCTGTACGTATTAGGATAGCCTCCATTGAAAAAGCAATGGAACGTCTCGAGCCTGTCAACATGAGGGCTATAGATGAATTCAATGAAGTGGGGGCAAGATTGGAGGACCTCAGGTCAAGAAGGGACACTCTGTTCAATGAAAGGGAACAGATCCTGGAGAGGATCAAGCAGTATGAAGTGCTCAAAAAAGATGCTTTTATGGAAACGTATAATGGGATCAATACGGCCTTCCAGGAAATCTTCAATGAACTTTCGGATGGTATTGGAGAGCTTGTACTGGATGACCCGGCGGAACCGTTCAACGGAGGCCTGACCCTGAGGGCTCAGCCCAAGGAAAAAACTTTGCAACGCCTTGAAGCTATGTCAGGCGGGGAAAAAAGTCTTACTGCATTATCATTTGTGTTCTCCATTCAGAAATACAGGCCGGCACCATTCTATGCTTTTGATGAGATAGACATGTTCCTGGATGGTGCAAATGCAGCCAGGGTAGCCGAGAGGGTCAAAAAGTCTGTGGAAAATGCCCAGTTCATTGTTGTATCATTGAGAAAACCAATGATCGAAGCAGCTTCAAGGACTATAGGGGTAGCAATGCAGGAAAACAATATTACGAGTATAACAGGTGTGAAGTTCAGATGA
- a CDS encoding segregation/condensation protein A translates to MTGIIEEFDTPPIVEPLAENCTLLPGAIDPEFLETLRALGVDENLLEFSDDVMNEPVEILVNLAKSGEIDPWDIDIVSVTDKFLARIEDIEMMDLRISGRTLLYASILLRMKSNWVDMDEQEEDDIFDDGIDFFEVDDYPVPKLPVRRIATRPVTLQELIAELKKAERVEHRKKEKKLLRKLEERVAITTDEVLGIAHEEDILGRVARLNHVLDSVFEEHESVVFSELMGEDRSENIMTYVSLLFLATEKKIWLQQEELFGELFIYPSNISDDGPREVMTGNEREGNY, encoded by the coding sequence ATGACTGGTATTATAGAGGAATTTGATACACCTCCTATTGTTGAACCTCTTGCAGAGAACTGTACTTTGCTACCCGGAGCCATAGACCCCGAATTCCTGGAAACACTGCGTGCTCTGGGAGTAGATGAGAACCTGCTTGAATTTTCTGATGATGTGATGAACGAACCTGTGGAAATATTGGTAAACCTTGCCAAAAGTGGAGAAATAGATCCATGGGATATTGATATTGTCAGTGTCACCGACAAATTCCTTGCACGGATAGAAGACATTGAGATGATGGACCTGCGCATTTCGGGAAGGACACTGCTTTATGCTTCCATACTCTTACGTATGAAATCTAACTGGGTGGATATGGATGAGCAGGAAGAAGATGACATATTCGACGACGGAATAGACTTCTTTGAAGTTGATGATTATCCTGTGCCCAAGTTGCCTGTGAGAAGGATTGCCACAAGGCCTGTGACACTGCAGGAACTTATAGCTGAACTGAAGAAAGCCGAAAGAGTCGAACACAGGAAAAAGGAAAAAAAACTGCTTCGCAAACTTGAAGAAAGAGTTGCAATAACCACTGATGAGGTTCTGGGTATAGCCCATGAAGAGGACATTCTGGGACGTGTTGCCAGACTTAACCATGTGCTAGATTCTGTTTTTGAAGAGCATGAGTCTGTTGTGTTCTCAGAATTGATGGGTGAAGATAGGTCAGAGAATATCATGACCTATGTTTCCCTGCTTTTCCTTGCTACTGAGAAGAAGATATGGCTTCAGCAGGAAGAATTGTTTGGGGAGCTGTTCATATATCCCTCTAATATTTCTGATGATGGACCCAGAGAGGTTATGACTGGTAATGAACGAGAAGGAAACTATTGA
- the scpB gene encoding SMC-Scp complex subunit ScpB yields the protein MNEKETIEAALFAAGGALDAHTLGKIIGKPVNKAVAVVEALMKEYSARESGIEIIDLGQRYVMQVKPMFTDLVRPVAPKELSAPMLRTLAMIAYHQPVVQSDLVDMRGNTVYDHIKELIGRGLIMSLPYGRTKKLQTTSLFADYFGLSSNDPEAIRLKIVELSRQQSGDQGLNKWLGCKVVAFTPMYQSLAILCGVEDYKVINAYDPTEEEIEELADVSKLVISKGYLEKVSRYYDGEIIEVSSTTFDDLIEAVKALENVGNQQKIGLTLLNLQELKERYVSKALLIDRKVKPATDMVARIVNDLRLGVSAEGVVIAPDYGLSSSNIHVSEGANILIPTHGSSEADLIERVCRKYDAIIDGLKTQEKDASD from the coding sequence ATGAACGAGAAGGAAACTATTGAAGCAGCACTTTTTGCTGCCGGTGGGGCACTGGATGCCCATACACTGGGCAAGATCATAGGCAAGCCTGTAAACAAAGCTGTTGCAGTAGTTGAAGCACTCATGAAAGAATACTCAGCGAGGGAATCTGGCATAGAAATAATAGATCTGGGACAGCGTTACGTGATGCAGGTGAAACCCATGTTCACAGACCTTGTTAGGCCGGTAGCTCCCAAGGAACTGAGCGCACCTATGTTGCGTACTCTTGCAATGATAGCGTATCATCAGCCTGTTGTGCAGTCTGATCTGGTGGATATGAGGGGTAACACTGTATATGATCACATAAAAGAACTTATAGGCCGTGGTCTTATCATGTCTTTGCCTTACGGCAGAACGAAAAAACTGCAGACTACTTCACTTTTTGCCGACTATTTCGGGCTGAGTTCCAATGATCCTGAAGCCATTAGACTGAAAATTGTTGAACTTTCCCGCCAGCAGAGCGGTGATCAGGGGCTCAATAAGTGGCTTGGGTGCAAGGTTGTGGCATTCACTCCTATGTATCAATCCCTGGCAATATTGTGTGGCGTAGAGGATTATAAAGTGATCAATGCCTATGATCCCACAGAGGAAGAAATAGAGGAACTTGCAGATGTTTCCAAACTGGTAATATCCAAAGGATATCTGGAAAAAGTGAGTAGGTACTATGACGGTGAGATCATCGAGGTCAGTTCCACTACTTTTGATGATCTTATTGAAGCAGTGAAAGCTTTGGAAAATGTAGGTAATCAGCAGAAAATAGGACTTACTCTCTTAAATCTGCAGGAACTTAAGGAAAGGTATGTTTCAAAGGCGCTTCTGATTGACAGAAAAGTCAAACCTGCAACTGATATGGTGGCCAGGATCGTGAACGACCTGAGACTTGGAGTATCAGCAGAAGGTGTGGTTATAGCTCCTGATTATGGCCTCTCGAGCAGCAATATACACGTGAGTGAAGGAGCTAACATACTTATACCAACCCATGGTAGTTCAGAAGCTGACCTCATCGAAAGGGTTTGCAGAAAATATGATGCTATAATAGATGGATTGAAAACTCAGGAAAAAGATGCTTCTGATTAG
- a CDS encoding TATA-box-binding protein yields MTDYNIKIENVVASTKLADEFDLTKIEAEFEGAEYNKQKFPGLVYRVSEPKAAFLVFTSGKVVCTGAKNVADVHTVISNMAKKLNEIGIKTIKEPEITVQNIVASADLHAVLNLNAIAIGLGLENIEYEPEQFPGLVYRIDKPKVVVLIFSSGKLVVTGGKTPENCAEGVEVVKQQLDSMGLL; encoded by the coding sequence ATGACCGATTATAATATTAAGATCGAGAATGTGGTTGCTTCTACAAAACTTGCTGATGAATTTGATTTAACCAAGATAGAGGCGGAATTCGAAGGTGCTGAGTATAATAAACAGAAATTCCCTGGTCTGGTATACCGGGTCTCTGAACCAAAGGCTGCATTCCTGGTCTTCACCTCTGGAAAGGTTGTATGTACCGGTGCCAAGAATGTGGCTGATGTTCATACAGTAATAAGCAACATGGCCAAGAAGCTCAATGAAATTGGTATAAAGACCATAAAGGAACCTGAGATCACCGTACAGAATATTGTAGCATCTGCAGATCTTCACGCTGTCCTTAACCTTAATGCAATAGCTATAGGTCTTGGTCTTGAGAATATAGAATACGAGCCTGAGCAGTTCCCCGGACTTGTATACCGTATAGATAAACCAAAAGTGGTTGTTCTTATTTTCAGTTCCGGAAAGCTTGTGGTAACTGGCGGGAAAACACCTGAGAACTGTGCGGAAGGTGTTGAAGTAGTGAAGCAGCAGCTTGATAGTATGGGACTTCTCTAA